Within Styela clava chromosome 8, kaStyClav1.hap1.2, whole genome shotgun sequence, the genomic segment GGGTTAGATAACTGTTTAATCAACCACTATGCCATCGCAACCATTATAACCCCAACTTCAGAGTTTGGTTCACATAACTGATGCTAGATACAGTCTTCTACAATTTAGGTATATCTCTGAATGATTTCTTCTGTTTTCTTGAGTATTTGTTTGAGAATTGTAATGAAGGCGCGAGTAATTAACATTCATTGTAGTAACCAGAATATTTATCCCATCAAATTGCTAATTTTGTTTCAAGACTGGAATTGggaaaatttccttttcatgATTTATGCTTCAATTCAGTTCAAGCAGActtatcataatatatatacgtGAACAAGGTCAATATGATGCCTTTAGACTGAAAACTAATAAATAAAGGCTTTTATAATTTAGGCTAGCACATCTGGATAGAATCTATTCAAGAGTGAATTTAATCTCATCATGCATAATTTATTTACGTTTTGTTTTTCAAGAATAAATTTAGGCTAATTTTGCAATCAATCAGTTATAAATCCTTAATAATGAAGACGGGCCTACTAATCTGTACTGATTCTtatttgattggtgtatataaaAACtacttgatttatttttgaatatttatgacTGTACTAAGAGTAGGAATAGCCATAACTTTGCAATAATCTGGATTTAAATCAAATCAAAGTATTCTTCTCATGATGATATATCCCCATTTTACTCGATAAAACTAGAAAGAAGTAGCTAGTTTTacacaaaaatgtttattttttcggATCTTTTTCGATACAGTTCTAACAGGATTAGATCTGGTTTCGATCagataatcaatttttttagaaattctAAACAGTGATGACATCTTCGTTGACCACATAAATTGAGTTTATACTGAGCATATGCCACAAGCCAATTAATTTCAGTTGTTTATATTATTATCTGATCCATTGGATCTTATTATTtgaatgattcatttttttcgaaGTAAATTATCCTAACTAGTTCATAAATTATGAAtatgtttttcatttatttggcTTTTTGTGCGAACGTAAACTCAGATACACACCCTGGGGGCTTGATGCTGACGCAAATACTGTCTCGCCACCTAATTTCCAAGATATTAAACTTGATTATCATCGGAAATATGCCTCAATTCTTTTGTCAGTCATAATATGAAGACGATCGATAATTTTAcgcatttaattttaatattttggtttAATTAAGTTCTTGTGGTATCTAAGGCATTTGATATTATATCCGTTATTTTGATCCATTTTCTTCCtgtttgttattattatattttaatgaaaatgctaatttcagaatatattttgtcaaataaattcaaatcgCAATTTTTATCAGTAACCTTATAATGAATAgcaatgcaaaattttgaatttgaaaattcaattttatttagtgTTCGATTGgctcatctaaaaaaaaaaataaatttattagtgGTGTGAGCTTTTTTGCCATTTTCGCTTGTACTATTTAGTCAACGTTACAAACTTGttatttttatctttcaattttcattcaGAGCTCCAGAATTACTGATGGGTGCTCGTCACTATACTAGTGCTATTGATGTATGGAGTGTTGGGTGCATCTTTGCTGAATTATTaagtagaaaaatattatttcaagcaAATAGTCCAGTCACTCaggtaaaattattttgtaatacggatttgaataaaattctattttttcaaGATCCACAAGAAGATCATCATGTTACCATTGTCATGGTAACTGTAACATAGTCTGGAATGGTAGTTTTGgattaaaattgattgaataataTGATAAATCTATCTCGCTTGGTGTAAGCGAGTAATTTATTTGCATGAGAGGTTTTCTATACATAATACGAGAATAGTTTGAAATACTGGGATCAGAAGGTAATTATGATTTTTCCCAAATTTTCATGATTCGTTGCCCCCCTTCCAAAGAGTCTCAACACCCCTTGACCCCCGTTTTTCTTCAATAAAAGACCCATTTTTTTACATGTTTCCATCAGTTATTCTATTCGTCACCTTTAAAGTAAATAAACTAGTGTGAATGAATAAATTGTCAAAGAATtaaagaaattaaaatttgatgcaCTTCAAATTAATGTACACTTCGCAAATGGTACCTTGTGAAAGCCATAATCACACAgttaaaatgacaaattttatattaaaaacagtATCATGCAACCAGATTAATGATATTAAGGTGAATTCCTAAAtgcaaaattataatatatttttaatatcctATGCTCATTGATGTGGTTTCCACTTTTCATGAGACACAATTATGCTGTGCCCTATAATTCCTGATGGTTCTTTGTATTTCGCTGACTGTCTAATAGTCTTGATAAAGCATTTAAGTTTTGATACTCTGAATTATGATATTGTTggtttttatttgttcaatacTAAAGTAATTTATGACTGATTAACATTGATTGATTTTTTCAAAGATTGATATGATTATCAGCTTACTTGGTGAAAGAAATACAACATCAACAGAGCATTACATTCCTCATCCGTCGCAACAGTATTCCAGTAACACTCAGCCCACAACTGCAATGAGAGTCCCAGCCAACAGAACATCTTCTCCTGAGAATTTTTATCTTGTTGCACCAAATATGACTCATGAAGCTGCTCATTTACTTTCTAGGCTGTTAGTTTGGAATCCAGTAAGTATGGTATCTTTCAATATCTCAGACAGGGTTGTGAGTGTGGGAAAATGTACAATCAACTTCgggttgaaataaatttgactgCAACTCCAGCTTCAAAACTCAGATTTGATTATGCAAGTCCCCTCCCCTTCAATAGAATGTTGAAAGTACTGCATTGAATCTATGGGTCCTGAGTTTCTGAAGAAAGTTTTGACCTATCATCatcattgaaaatatgaaattccgACTTCCgcgaattcaaaatttaatccCCATACCGATCAGTTGGAAAATTTGAATCCAACTACGACTCTAGTGAAAACTTGCCAAACTCTAACTTCTCAGATTTGTTCATGCTACGAATAATCTTTCTACTTGAAACAACCAATCTCGATGTGTCTTAGCTTAGGATTAATAATGCTGTACCTAAACTTTCTCTCTATTCATGTTAAATGTACAATATGAAAGTAAGGGATAGATCAgaggttcccaagcttttttcaggtcgaccccaaagacaactttcaagtgtccagtgcgaccccaggtcaatatatatattttatggaaCTTTAGaacttctttcactggacttttgagatTGGTCATGTGATgttattaagtaaaataagctaaaaccaaacagtgatgtcacaataatccatccatcctctaccataacTCAGcggaccccatgacctgtttgcgaccctacctacttatcactccgacccaatttggagTCGCGATCCCTGGTTCGGGAACCCCTGGGATAGATGAATCAAGttaaaatttttaacattttaactTTAATGTGCCCAATAAATGCTAcagttttataaataatttaccatttctaagatttatttttaagatagaCATTTTGGCCCTCATATCTTCAACTAGATTGATGTTGCCCACGAGTTAGTTATCTTTCATTTACGTCCTGGCTAATTCCAAAATTTCATTCATGACCAAACCACAGGGTGTATTATTTTGAACAGCTttcattattgaaaaaataatggcCAATTGGCCATCACAAATCCAGTAGCTTAGTTCATATTAGTATCATTTTGTTAAAAGGAAATACATACATCTTTCACTTCCTCATTTATAACAATGAACTGTTTCTATTTCGATAGAAGAAACGAGTGTCGTGCGCAGAAGCTTTACGGCATGTCTACTGCCGCAATGGTAGGTTGAGGTATCACACGAGTCTTTGTTTGTGTTGCCATCTGAGTGGAATAGGCACCGATGGGAGACAGAGTCTAAGAGTTGCAACTGAAGTTGAACTTGAACCTGTTCCGTCGTCAACTTTTAACGATTCTTATGAAAATGTTCTGAAGACAACGGACCAAATAAGAAGTAAGTTTAGATATAAGTCACTAGTTCATTAaggatttatattttcagtgaTGATGATTTGTTTTCTAGTTATAGAGCTTCATGGCGTAAATATGTGAGATTGCTTTTCAGAAATAGAATCAATAAATTTTAGTATTCAGACCACTTTAATCACATGTTATATGTAAATAGATATGACAGATAAAACAGTTGTCCTTGACCTGTTTAATAAATATTCCTCCCTTTGCGTATTTTGGAACTCTTCCTTCCTCGTTACACTGCATAAAATTCAGTTTGTTCAATCCTCAACAAACCATGATCTAGTGTTACACACAACTCTGTACAGTTTGTGAATAGTTTATTTgtgcataaatatatatgatgatAATACTAAATaagttgaaaacaaaaaaaaacttactaatcccatacctgacatggtctggtaaccggacgagaggccgtggtttgccatatggatgAGTTGTCTTATCTGCtctcctctcccccaggataaatatgtaaatactatcctAAGTGAGAAAAATGAGTAATACTACAAGCAAATATTTTCTTGATTTCCTGGTAAAATGTTTTTCTGGTAACAATAAAATTCTTCCAGGAAGTCATTCCTGATTGGGGAACACTGGCTAAAACATTAGTTTGAAGCAagtaagataaaaaaaaacgtgttTGATCAGAATTAAGCAATGACAATGTTTCTTTATAATATTTCTAAGTTATCTCAAAGTATTTTAATCAAAAATCGTTATTTACAATGTTGGTTTTCACTTCCAATATTTCACACATAATGATTCACTGTGATTTCTTGTTTACAGGCAGCATTGCTCAGTTTGTCAACAGTCAGCCATGTGGCAGGAAGGTACCACTGTGCATAAACACTGAAAGCTCagtattttctaaatttatgGCTTCCACAGTCGCTCATTCACATGCAAATACTTCCTCATCTCCTTATGTGCAGTAAATCAAAATCATTGCTAACCAAACATGGTATATCAAAATATGTCTGTATAATTTGCTTTCAaatcataatgattatatcaTGATTTTACGGAATAGTAGATGTCACTgattattgaaaattcaaattatttccaTTCCCGAACACTATTATATATAGAGTACCGCACTTTTTGGACAGTGTTTAAAATTGTTGTGTCACACTTGTCCCAATTGTATAAATATCACTTCATATGAATAATCTAACCTTCTGCTGAAGTTTTTATCTGTCCTAACTCAGATGTTACAATGAATTCGCTTCATATGCTTCCCTGAATCATTTGTGTCactgtcacaatatatgtctaCATTAACTCAGAACAATGGGATAAATGGGCTAAACAGGGCGTGTGACATTTTTGAAACACCGCTCTTCGGATATGAACATCTCCATACATACCTTAACGTTTAACAGCTTTCTGCAAAAGTCACTTTTTCATTTATCTGGAATAATGCAGCTAACATGATGATTTTGATCTATATGAACTCAtgatttcagttttatttcttGGATGAAATTAAATACAATTACCATGTTTGAcagatattaatattttctGAGATTCTTTACCCtttgaatatttctttttttgcaCTATAGTACTGCAGTCATATGAACTATTCTGAAAACAGTATCGTTTTTAcctttttatactttttttggTTTTAATTGTTTCTTGCCAGTTCTTATTGAATTCAGCATTTTATCTTTCATGTTATTTACTGTATTGTGATACTATTCATGTGGGTGCTTGAACGTTGATGACATCATACACATTCTTTCTGTCTTTTTTTCTTGTCCTggtgctgcatttttgtttgtaaattttgGTGGTTTCATCCCACGAGAGGCTTATGCTTGCATTCTATCTAGTGCAGAAGggattttttgtcatttttcttcaaaacttgataatgaacaaTTCTAGTACACGAATCTCCTTTGCTTGCCATTTTTATCTCTATGTATACAAGTTTAGTTCACACAAAAGAGTCTGTACATTTGGAAATTGTAAATATATGTGCAGTACTTGATTGCTAAATTCTGTAACTGATAACTGTGAATGTTCAGTTACTTATGAATTACCTGAGCGAGTAGTTGCCTCGTATTGGAGTTTTATATCAAGCCATTTGTATAATTTGAGTTCAATCTTATTTATAATTGGAACCACCTTTTCCAGCACACATAAAACAGGCTTTctatagcttttcagtgaaattgAACTACCTGAATTACGTTACCTCTTGTATTACCAGAAGCTGGCCAATaacacaaaatttttaatattttatgatattttataataattgtaTTGCCATGTTGCTTGTTTATCAGAAAACTTATAATTTGCTACTTATTGTTAAATGACTTAAATGGTAATGCTTTTGTGATCAAAATGTGTAGTCATAGTCTGTGGTGCAAAGCTTGGACACaagtaatatttttgatattttcatgatctacaccaggggtcggcaaccttttgtcactcgcgggccaaaattaaaggttgcaagtcattggcgggccgcacatgtttttagaaagttataAACCGAACGGATGGCTGACGAATCACATTTTTCTACACATATCAGAAGTTAGATTTTAAGCATCGCACGgggactgaccatttgaatattttccgcGCCATttaaccatttgcacttagcatcaacttttctgcgttttgttgccatttgtctaattataattaaattatagcctcattaaacgagtagttgtgaattatatacttgttaggttataatataatttagtttaaacgTGTCTcgaaataaattctgttacgtaaagaatatgatCGCCAAAACAGCagatttgttactataattcaatGAAGCGtcacgggccggattatattgctccgtgGGTCGTagattgccgacccctgatcaaCACTTTTAAGAGAGTTTCATTCTTATTCAACTCATTCTTGCAGTTGAAATTTCATGACAATTTTGTTTAGAAATGGTCCGGGTCATCTACCATGTTTGTAATTAACAATAATTATGATGCAGATTGCAGACAAATCATAAATGTTCATTTCTGTCTTTTTCTTCTGTACTGGTCTTTTGTTCTAGGATACGATATTCATATGTATCCTAgggtagaggaaagccgaaccacggcctctcatccagtTACCAGCCCATGTCAGGTATATGATTAGTTAACCAgtgatttgtttcagatgcaaggACTCTGATGTTTATTGCTCTGCATAACTGCATTTTTTGCACTATACCCTGCTTTATTTAAACACcatgatataaaaaatttgatttcggATGAGCTCTAGTTGTTATGAAAGTTTTTCTTGCTAATGTTTGAATGAGCTTTGAATGTAAACTAAATTCTTGCCAAGTGGTAGGTTTTTATCATCCCATACAAATGAGCCTTCTTCCTATTTCAACCCAATATTCTTTACTATTAAATCATATCTAAGAGAGATCAACTGATTTTAATCAAGCAATTGCTTCTGTCCACTCAAGTCCTAAAAACATATAACATTCTTTGGTGCCATTTTAGGTGCAAAATCATATGTTATCTTGATACTGATGCTCTATTTTACGACCTTTGACATTGCAGTTTTATTCCTGTTaactttgatttatttatattacttGTGCACTTTTTGTGAACGTTTATTTATGTCATTGTGCAACTTATTTGATttagaaaaacaataaattttgcaCTCCCGTGAAACCCTTTTCGTTTGCTGTGATTTTCGTAGTATTTCTACCGGTTCAGACTGGGGACACGGTTTGAGAAGTCAGTCGGGGAAGTTAATGTATTTACAAAATTTGGATAATCACGTTGAGGAATGTTGAGTTTCAGTCATGATagcatttatatattatattgtttaaatactTTTTCACAGGGGACATGCAAATGAATGTACCCAGGTGCAAATGTTCGCGGGTGCTTAGATCTGCAGGAGCTAATGACGGCGAATGCCGAAGTATACGGGTACTGTCGCCGATAATAGCCTCACTGGCTTGAAAACGGTATAACGAAACTTGGACCATGCATTACATAAATTGTAGTGTTATACCGTTATAAATTTAGCATATCGTCACGCTGATAATCGacttgcgtaagtcatttttagcagttctgagaaaaacgtaaaaaacttcctaatgatattgttatgccactgagagtcaataatttgtgattgttcaattttttgatcgtagccggatttagtataatttgtatgac encodes:
- the LOC120345775 gene encoding serine/threonine-protein kinase NLK-like, giving the protein MEAANVDVDKPIGYGAFGVVWSVKDPRDGRRVALKKIPNVFHNVVTAKRVLRELKILCFVNHENILSAVDLLQPTERPFDEMYVMTPLMHTDLHKIIVSQQPLTEDHVKLFLYQILRGMKYLHAAKILHRDVKPGNLLVNSDCRLKICDFGLARVEEPDASKYMTQEVVTQYYRAPELLMGARHYTSAIDVWSVGCIFAELLSRKILFQANSPVTQIDMIISLLGERNTTSTEHYIPHPSQQYSSNTQPTTAMRVPANRTSSPENFYLVAPNMTHEAAHLLSRLLVWNPKKRVSCAEALRHVYCRNGRLRYHTSLCLCCHLSGIGTDGRQSLRVATEVELEPVPSSTFNDSYENVLKTTDQIRSSIAQFVNSQPCGRKVPLCINTESSVFSKFMASTVAHSHANTSSSPYVQ